The following are encoded in a window of Chlorocebus sabaeus isolate Y175 chromosome 22, mChlSab1.0.hap1, whole genome shotgun sequence genomic DNA:
- the RABL3 gene encoding rab-like protein 3 isoform X1, whose protein sequence is MASLDRVKVLVLGDSGVGKSSLVHLLCQNQVLGNPSWTVGCSVDVRVHDYKEGTPEEKTYYIELWDVGGSVGSASSVKSTRAVFYNSVNGIIFVHDLTNKKSSQNLRRWSLEALNRDLVPTGVLVTNGDYDREQFADNQIPLLVIGTKLDQIHETKRHEVLTRTAFLAEDFNPEEINLDCTNPRYLAAGSSNAVKLSRFFDKVIEKRYFLREGNQIPGFPDRKRFGTGTLKSLHYD, encoded by the exons GTGTTGGGAAATCTTCGTTAGTCCATCTTCTATGCCAAAATCAAGTACTGGGAAATCCATCATGGACTGTGGGCTGCTCAGTGGATGTCAGA GTTCATGATTACAAAGAAGGAACCCCAGAAGAGAAGACCTACTACATAGAATTATGGGATGTTGGAGGCTCTGTGGGCAGTGCCAGCAGTGTGAAAAGCACAAGAGCAGTATTCTACAACTCTGTAAATG GTATTATTTTCGTACACGACTTAACAAATAAGAAGTCCTCCCAAAACTTGCGTCGTTGGTCATTGGAAGCTCTCAACAGGGATTTGGTGCCCACTGGGGTCTTGGTAACAAATGG GGATTATGATCGAGAACAGTTTGCTGATAACCAAATACCGCTGTTGGTAATAGGGACTAAACTGGACCAGATTCATGAAACAAAGCGCCATGAAGTTTTAACTAGGACTGCTTTCCTGGCTGAGGATTTCAATCCAGAAGAAATTAATTTG GACTGCACAAATCCACGGTACTTAGCTGCAGGTTCTTCCAATGCTGTCAAGCTCAGTAGGTTTTTTGATAAG GTCATAGAGAAGAGATACTTTTTAAGAGAAGGTAATCAG ATTCCAGGCTTTCCTGATCGGAAAAGATTCGGGACAGGAACATTAAAGAGCCTTCATTATGACTGA